The genomic interval ACCCCTCCGCCATTTGGGAGCGGGCCGAATTTCCGGTACAAATCACTAAAATTTTCATTGGATTGAATCCTCGCAGATGTTGAGGAAAAAGAATCAAAGATATCTGGATTTCTGCTCCAAATTCCCTGCACTTCTAAGATGCCCAGGATTTTTCGGAACTTGAAGTAAATATAATCTATCGTGAGTGCGAATTCCAATGATAATGACTCGCAATAAAGAAATGATATTCGTTTTAAAAAGAGGTTCTACTGGAATTTTTATGGGAATTATTTTAGCGGTGTAACGTTTCATTTAACAGGTATTGGGTAGAATCCGTCCATTTCTGACCCTCCCTCCGGCCTCCTCCCTGAGATCAGGGAGGGGGAGTCAGGGGGTGGGTTCAAAAGGCAGGGTTCTATTTCCAAAAAAGAGTGTCTTTTCCACAAAAATTCCAGTAGAACCACATTTTTATTTCAAATTTTAAATCCGCCTTCGGCCGAGTGCTCCGTTTTCCGAAGGCGGAGCAATAAATAGAAAATTACACCTCCCGGATCATGGCCACCTCGTCGCAGCCCATGAATTTTTTGCAGTGCATGCAGTCCTTCCAGATTTTGGGAGGCAGGGTTTCTTTCGGGATTTTGTGGAAGCCCATTTTTTCGAAAAAATTTACCTGCCGGGTGAGTGCAAATATCTTGGGCAATTGAAGCTGTTGTGCCCGGTGAATAATATGGCGAATGAGCTGCTGACCCATTCCCAGTCCCCGCAGTTCTTCCTTAATCCCGACGGAGGCCACTTCCGCGAGGTCATTCCACATCACCTGCAGGGCCGCACAGCCCGTCACGGTACCGTCTCTCTCAACGACCGCGTAATTGCGAATATTCTGCTGGATAAAAACCAGCGATTTGGGCAGCATTTCTCCGTGGAGAGCGTAGTAGTTAATGATCTCCCAGATTCCCCTGGCGTCGGCCAGTGTGGCATCCCGGACAACCAAATCCTGTGCTGCCGGATGGGAGGTTTCGGTTTGGTTCAGCTCCCGGACGCAGAGGTTCTGCGGGTTCACCGCGATTTTGAATTCCGTAACCGTTTCAATCAATTCGAGAACAGTGCTTCGCTCAGAGTTCTCGATCGTGCAAAAGCCAAAGTCCTTTAGCATATCATTTAAAGGCGCATCGGTTACGATTTTTTGAATACCAACTCGTTTGGCCGTATCGATTTGAAAATGAATAAAATCCCGGAATTTTTTGGTTTTGATTACCTCATCTTCCAGACCAAACAGGTGAAGCCAGGCATATTTGGCATTCAAAATTCGCAAAACGCCAATCACGGGAGCGTACCCGTTGGGAGTCGTCAGCGTAAAATCGGGGATGCGAGCGTAGAAGTCCAAGCCACTTCTGAAGGGGTCGGTCTGCTGCTGAACGTATTGATTGACAAATGGCAAAAGATATTGAATGTCGTTCATGGTCGCCTGGCGAATCATGGGTACTAAACTCCTTTCGTTTTAAAAATGTGATTCAAAATTGAAATAGCCTCATCCACCTGCTCTTTCTCAATAATGAGCGGGGGAAGGAATCGAAGAACATTGCTGCCCGCACGGGCCACTAAAAGCTTGTTTTCAAAGGCATCCTGTACCAAATCCAGAACGGGACTGTCCACTTCCAGCCCCTTCATCAATCCCATGCCCTTGACCCGCGTGATAAAGGGATAGGTTGACGTTAGTGCCTGCAGTTGCTCATCAAAATAACCGGCGATGGCATTTACGTGGCTGAGGAATGCATCGGAACTCAAGAAGGCAAATGTCTGTTTTGCCACGTGTGCAATAAAGGGGTTTCCGCCAAAGGTGGAGCCGTGGTCGCCCGCGTGAATCACATCTGCAAATTCGGGTTTCACCAGTGCCGCACTAATGGGAAAACCGGCACCCAGCGCCTTGGCCGTGGTCAAAATGTCCGGCTCGATTCCGTAATGTTGATAGGCGTAAAGTTTCCCGGATCGTGAAACGCCGCACTGGATTTCGTCGAAAATCAGGGCAACGTTGGCCTGCCGGGTTTTGTCCCGTAATGCGGACAGAAATTCCGGCGTGGCGGGCGTAATACCGCCTTCGCCCTGAATGGGCTCCACGATGGCACAGCAGAAGTCTGTAAAATCAATGGAATCCAAAGCCGCAGGATCATTAAAAGGGAGAAAAACCACACCCGCGATCAGCGGTTCAAAGGGTTCCCGATATTTGGCCGTGTAGGTAGCCGACACAGCACCCATTGTTCGGCCGTGGAACGAGTGCTCAAATGCCAAAATCTTTGTGCGTGCCGGTTGAAACTGCTTGCCCCACTTGCGGGAAATTTTCAAAGCCGTCTCAACGGCTTCGGAACCGCTGTTCACAAAAAATACGCGGCTTTCAAAGGTTTTGGACACCAGGAGTTCGGCCAGTTCAATTTGAGCCTGGGTAAAATAGAGATTCGATGTGTGAATCACCTTTTTTGCCGCCGCTTCAATTCCATCTTGAATAATCGGATGATTGTACCCCAGGGCGTTTACACCAATTCCTGCGATAAAATCCAGATAACGGGTGCCGTCCAGATCAAACAGATAGGCTCCTTCGCCGTGATCGAACACCACGGGGGGGCGTTTGTACGTATTGAGCAAAAACCGATCGGCTTTTTCGATCCAATCCTGCATGGTCAATCCTTTCCCAATTTTGTAAACTCAATCTTTTTTTGTTCCAGTAGATTTTCCAGCGTGCGGGCACCCTGCCAGGTCGAAATTAAAATCGTTTCCACGCCGGTGTTCAGGGTTTGAAATCCTTTTTCCAGTTTGGGAATCATTCCCGAGTGAATATCGCCAGTAGCGATTCCTTCCCGAAGCGTCTCAGGAGTGAGTTTCAGGACTGTTTTTCCATTCAAGAAAATCCCCGGCACATCTGACAAGAAAATCAGGGTATTCGCTTTGAGATGGGCCGCCAAGGCGTACGCAGCGGAATCGGCATTTACATTGAGCGCATTTCCTTCGGCGTCGGCAGCAACCGGTGAAATCACCGG from Calditrichota bacterium carries:
- a CDS encoding N-acetyltransferase gives rise to the protein MIRQATMNDIQYLLPFVNQYVQQQTDPFRSGLDFYARIPDFTLTTPNGYAPVIGVLRILNAKYAWLHLFGLEDEVIKTKKFRDFIHFQIDTAKRVGIQKIVTDAPLNDMLKDFGFCTIENSERSTVLELIETVTEFKIAVNPQNLCVRELNQTETSHPAAQDLVVRDATLADARGIWEIINYYALHGEMLPKSLVFIQQNIRNYAVVERDGTVTGCAALQVMWNDLAEVASVGIKEELRGLGMGQQLIRHIIHRAQQLQLPKIFALTRQVNFFEKMGFHKIPKETLPPKIWKDCMHCKKFMGCDEVAMIREV
- a CDS encoding acetylornithine/succinylornithine family transaminase, producing the protein MQDWIEKADRFLLNTYKRPPVVFDHGEGAYLFDLDGTRYLDFIAGIGVNALGYNHPIIQDGIEAAAKKVIHTSNLYFTQAQIELAELLVSKTFESRVFFVNSGSEAVETALKISRKWGKQFQPARTKILAFEHSFHGRTMGAVSATYTAKYREPFEPLIAGVVFLPFNDPAALDSIDFTDFCCAIVEPIQGEGGITPATPEFLSALRDKTRQANVALIFDEIQCGVSRSGKLYAYQHYGIEPDILTTAKALGAGFPISAALVKPEFADVIHAGDHGSTFGGNPFIAHVAKQTFAFLSSDAFLSHVNAIAGYFDEQLQALTSTYPFITRVKGMGLMKGLEVDSPVLDLVQDAFENKLLVARAGSNVLRFLPPLIIEKEQVDEAISILNHIFKTKGV